In Pseudonocardia sp. DSM 110487, the sequence CCATCGAGAGGCCGAGGTCGGACGCGATCGGCGCCAGCGCCTGCACGCGGGTGAGCGTGTCGTCGTCCATCCAGCGCTGGATGAACTGGGCGCCGCCCTTCTCGTCGGTGGCCCTGGACCCGGGCGGGGGCGCGGCTCCCGGCTTGTACTTCCCGGTGAGCGCACCCTGCGCGATCGGCGAGAAGACGATCTGGCTGACCCCGAGCTCCTCCGACGCGGGGACGACCTCGCTCTCGATCACCCGCCACAGCATCGAGTACTGCGGCTGGTTGGACACGAGCGAGAAGCCGAGCTGCTTCGCGAGGGCCTGGCCGTCGCGCAGCTGCTGGGCGGTCCACTCGCTCACGCCGACGTAGAGCGCCTTGCCCGCGCGGACGACGTCGGCGAACGCCTGCATCGTCTCCTCGAGCGGCGTCTCGAAGTCGTAGCGGTGGGCCTGGTAGAGGTCGACGTAGTCGGTCTGCAGCCGGCGCAGGCTCGCGTCGATCGACTCCCTGATGTGCTTGCGCGAGAGGCCGGAGTCGTTCGGGCCCATCGGACCGGTCGGCCAGTACACC encodes:
- a CDS encoding aldo/keto reductase family protein — its product is MEHRYLGRSGLKVSEITYGNWITHGSQVENDAAVACVRAALDAGITTFDTADAYANGAAETVLGEALKGERRASLEILTKVYWPTGPMGPNDSGLSRKHIRESIDASLRRLQTDYVDLYQAHRYDFETPLEETMQAFADVVRAGKALYVGVSEWTAQQLRDGQALAKQLGFSLVSNQPQYSMLWRVIESEVVPASEELGVSQIVFSPIAQGALTGKYKPGAAPPPGSRATDEKGGAQFIQRWMDDDTLTRVQALAPIASDLGLSMAQLAVAWVLQNDNVAAAIIGASRPEQVADNAGASGVRLEPDVLKRIDEALGDTVERDPTKTQSPPARPS